The following proteins come from a genomic window of Corallococcus sp. NCRR:
- a CDS encoding ribbon-helix-helix domain-containing protein has protein sequence MDMNPRLTSVVFRLNREKLDALKELSRSTRIRQSEYLREAISDLLAKYEARFVD, from the coding sequence TTGGACATGAATCCCCGCCTCACCTCGGTCGTGTTTCGTCTCAACCGTGAGAAGTTGGATGCCCTGAAGGAGCTGTCGCGCTCCACGCGCATCCGTCAGAGCGAGTACCTCCGGGAGGCCATCTCGGATCTGCTGGCGAAGTACGAAGCGCGCTTCGTGGACTGA
- a CDS encoding tRNA pseudouridine synthase A — MARSSPRRIPAVLWTWYRGGNFRGFQRQVEGPTVQDALEDALEQAGSPATVMPSGRTDRGVHARMQVISLRLNEDVPLDSLPERLARHLSPDVGLCIAKRPPGAFHAQWSASGKEYRYHLTLGAPPPEAWRPYALDVAADETLQAGHRVVPEKLEALLSRAVGTRNFTAFHERSSPQKPRTLQSATLRELGGGLFEARLLGDGFARYQVRYLVGSALKVAAGLLSEEQWHAALDSGTALAGFKAPAHGLVLWEVCYPSAVDPFGPGERLHPPGLPDAPPFTGAPPG; from the coding sequence GTGGCCAGGTCCTCCCCCAGACGAATTCCCGCCGTACTGTGGACTTGGTATCGCGGTGGAAACTTCCGCGGCTTCCAGCGCCAGGTGGAAGGTCCCACCGTCCAGGACGCGCTCGAGGACGCCCTGGAGCAGGCAGGCTCACCGGCCACGGTGATGCCGTCCGGGCGCACCGACCGGGGCGTGCACGCTCGGATGCAGGTCATCAGCCTGCGCCTCAATGAGGATGTGCCCCTGGACTCGCTGCCCGAACGGCTCGCCAGGCACCTGTCCCCGGACGTGGGGCTGTGCATCGCGAAGCGGCCGCCGGGGGCTTTTCACGCCCAGTGGAGCGCGAGCGGCAAGGAGTACCGCTACCACCTGACGCTGGGCGCTCCGCCCCCGGAGGCCTGGCGGCCGTACGCGCTGGACGTGGCGGCGGACGAAACCCTCCAGGCGGGCCACCGAGTGGTGCCGGAGAAGCTGGAGGCGCTGCTCTCCCGCGCCGTGGGGACGCGGAACTTCACCGCGTTCCACGAGCGCTCCAGTCCCCAGAAGCCGCGCACGTTGCAGTCCGCCACCCTGCGGGAGCTGGGCGGAGGGCTCTTCGAGGCACGGCTCTTGGGAGATGGCTTCGCGCGCTACCAGGTGCGGTACCTGGTGGGCAGCGCGCTGAAGGTGGCCGCGGGGCTCCTGTCCGAGGAGCAGTGGCACGCGGCGCTGGATTCGGGGACCGCCCTGGCCGGCTTCAAGGCCCCGGCGCATGGGCTGGTATTGTGGGAGGTCTGCTATCCTTCCGCAGTGGACCCTTTCGGGCCCGGCGAGCGCCTCCACCCGCCCGGTCTGCCCGACGCGCCACCCTTCACGGGAGCGCCGCCGGGCTGA
- the cysC gene encoding adenylyl-sulfate kinase: protein MATNTGFTLWLTGMSGTGKTTTAAYIAARLRQVGRNVEVLDEGELQNDLWAGIGDTKDERNMVVRRLGFVANLLARNGTAVLVPCVSPYKSSREEVRRSVGKYVEVYVDCPTEKLIERDTTGKYKKALNGEIPNFIGITEPYEPPTSPEVTIYSDTESVEDGGTKIFQALLDLGLMSTDELKTITGKKMKANPLPPKKARRDEEDPPARVAAVKAAKAPKADKGSKGAKARPATRAARVGKPAPAAKKKAAKGKAR from the coding sequence ATGGCCACCAACACTGGATTCACCCTCTGGCTGACCGGCATGTCGGGAACCGGGAAGACCACCACGGCCGCCTACATCGCGGCCCGGCTCCGCCAGGTCGGACGCAACGTGGAGGTCCTCGACGAGGGCGAACTCCAGAACGACCTGTGGGCCGGCATCGGCGACACCAAGGATGAGCGCAACATGGTCGTGCGCCGTCTGGGCTTCGTCGCCAACCTCCTGGCGCGCAACGGCACGGCCGTGCTCGTCCCCTGCGTGAGCCCCTACAAGTCGAGCCGCGAGGAAGTGCGCCGCTCGGTGGGCAAGTACGTGGAGGTCTACGTGGACTGCCCCACGGAGAAGCTCATCGAGCGCGACACCACCGGCAAGTACAAGAAGGCGCTCAACGGGGAGATCCCCAACTTCATCGGCATCACGGAGCCGTACGAGCCGCCCACCTCCCCTGAGGTGACCATCTACTCCGACACGGAGTCGGTGGAGGACGGCGGGACGAAGATCTTCCAGGCGCTGCTGGACCTGGGCCTGATGTCCACGGACGAGCTGAAGACCATCACCGGCAAGAAGATGAAGGCCAACCCGCTGCCGCCGAAGAAGGCGCGCCGCGACGAAGAGGACCCGCCGGCCCGGGTCGCCGCCGTGAAGGCCGCCAAGGCCCCCAAGGCGGACAAGGGTTCCAAGGGCGCCAAGGCGCGTCCGGCCACCCGCGCCGCCCGCGTGGGCAAGCCGGCCCCGGCCGCGAAGAAGAAGGCCGCCAAGGGCAAGGCCCGGTAA
- a CDS encoding Mov34/MPN/PAD-1 family protein has protein sequence MIRHLEAAWPQEGCGVLLRSGAGEGGPWRVVPLPNVSPTPHIAYAFAPEAWLQVCLEADARQEEVACVFHSHVDAPAMFSLEDRRQAAPSGIPLLPQVSYVVVAIRGGRAASASRSVWRAGDFQTVPLALADFRFEKPV, from the coding sequence ATGATCCGCCACCTGGAGGCCGCGTGGCCCCAGGAGGGCTGCGGCGTGCTCCTCCGGAGCGGGGCGGGGGAGGGCGGCCCCTGGCGGGTCGTCCCGCTGCCCAACGTCTCCCCCACGCCACACATCGCCTACGCCTTCGCTCCGGAGGCGTGGCTCCAGGTGTGCCTGGAGGCGGACGCGCGACAGGAAGAGGTGGCCTGCGTCTTCCACTCGCACGTGGACGCGCCCGCCATGTTCTCCTTGGAGGACCGACGCCAGGCCGCTCCCTCGGGAATCCCACTGCTGCCTCAGGTGTCGTACGTGGTGGTCGCCATACGCGGAGGCCGTGCCGCCTCCGCCTCCCGGTCTGTTTGGCGTGCAGGAGATTTTCAGACTGTTCCGCTTGCATTGGCGGATTTCAGGTTTGAAAAACCCGTGTAA
- a CDS encoding HesA/MoeB/ThiF family protein, with product MALREDQILRYSRQILLRDVGGRGQEALLSGGARVDGLGASGLTATAYLAGGGTPVTGVGSLTMGPWSPGFLASAHDVGQPVAEVLARVIPEVNPDAVGTPGGGLLAELPAAWSGEAPWVALGGDGARGAMVFRGQDGCVWCFGETVRHLGTPPDGAMGVALGALGALVFQRLRLGLGPSLGGRWLSAPGAMTDLEPRRCSRCAAAEAKP from the coding sequence ATGGCGCTGCGCGAGGATCAGATTCTCCGCTACTCCCGGCAGATCCTCCTGCGGGACGTGGGCGGGCGCGGGCAGGAGGCGTTGCTTTCGGGCGGCGCGCGCGTGGACGGGCTGGGCGCTTCCGGCCTCACGGCCACCGCGTACCTGGCGGGCGGCGGCACCCCGGTGACGGGCGTGGGCTCATTGACGATGGGGCCCTGGTCGCCGGGGTTCCTCGCGTCCGCGCACGACGTGGGACAGCCCGTGGCGGAGGTGCTGGCGCGCGTGATTCCGGAGGTGAACCCGGACGCGGTGGGCACGCCCGGCGGCGGGCTGCTCGCGGAGCTGCCGGCGGCCTGGAGCGGAGAGGCCCCCTGGGTCGCGCTGGGCGGCGACGGCGCGCGCGGCGCGATGGTGTTCCGGGGCCAGGACGGGTGTGTCTGGTGCTTCGGTGAGACGGTGCGCCACCTGGGCACGCCGCCGGATGGGGCCATGGGCGTGGCCCTGGGCGCCCTGGGCGCGCTCGTGTTCCAGCGGCTGCGGCTGGGCCTGGGCCCGTCGCTGGGCGGCCGGTGGCTGAGCGCTCCGGGGGCGATGACGGACCTGGAGCCTCGCCGGTGCTCGCGCTGCGCCGCGGCGGAAGCGAAGCCCTGA
- the larE gene encoding ATP-dependent sacrificial sulfur transferase LarE translates to MLSPERIEALCEASRPKLEVMREALRAHGSALVAFSGGVDSTFVLAIAAEVLGERALALTALSASVAPEEEREARELADRLGARHVVVSSNELANPNYAANPTNRCYFCKTELYDLCEAKRAELGLAVVLDGFNADDFKDHRPGHKAAKEHQVSSPLAQAGLTKDEIRAWSRKLGLPTWDKPQMACLASRIPYGTSVTRDRLLQIAAAESELRALDFKQFRVRYHQDVARIELASEEYPRFFEAGIRERINGAFKSLGFKFVALDLEPFRSGRLNEAAGIAPAAGAGQGKSEGFKLPVVG, encoded by the coding sequence ATGCTGAGCCCCGAGCGGATTGAAGCCCTCTGTGAAGCGTCCCGCCCCAAGCTGGAGGTGATGCGCGAAGCCCTGCGCGCCCACGGCAGCGCGCTGGTGGCGTTCTCCGGCGGCGTGGACTCCACCTTCGTCCTCGCCATCGCGGCGGAGGTGCTGGGCGAGCGCGCCCTGGCACTCACCGCGCTGTCCGCCTCCGTCGCCCCGGAGGAGGAGCGCGAGGCCCGTGAGCTGGCGGACCGCCTGGGCGCCCGGCACGTCGTCGTCTCCAGCAACGAGCTGGCGAACCCCAACTACGCCGCCAACCCCACCAACCGCTGCTACTTCTGCAAGACGGAGCTGTACGACCTCTGCGAGGCGAAGCGCGCGGAGCTGGGCCTCGCCGTGGTGCTGGACGGCTTCAACGCGGACGACTTCAAGGATCACCGCCCCGGCCACAAGGCCGCGAAGGAGCACCAGGTGAGCTCCCCCCTGGCCCAGGCGGGGCTCACCAAGGATGAGATCCGCGCGTGGAGCCGCAAGCTGGGGCTGCCCACCTGGGACAAGCCGCAGATGGCGTGCCTGGCGTCGCGCATCCCCTACGGCACGTCCGTGACGCGCGACCGGCTCCTGCAGATCGCCGCCGCGGAGTCGGAGCTGCGCGCGCTGGACTTCAAGCAGTTCCGGGTGCGCTACCACCAGGATGTGGCGCGCATCGAGCTGGCCAGCGAGGAGTACCCGCGCTTCTTCGAGGCCGGCATCCGCGAGCGGATCAACGGCGCCTTCAAGTCCCTGGGCTTCAAGTTCGTGGCCCTGGACCTGGAGCCCTTCCGCTCCGGCCGCCTCAACGAGGCCGCCGGCATCGCCCCCGCGGCCGGGGCAGGGCAGGGGAAGTCCGAGGGCTTCAAGCTCCCGGTGGTGGGGTGA
- a CDS encoding AgmX/PglI C-terminal domain-containing protein — protein MLAAQELAMDSDGQWLFRQGDLVLGPITASQVVEKLYTGELTPDSPVAPAGEREFRNLRDTAAFQVHIARFEAQGRVAQTMLVEQARNQKRVKVLAGVAAGVALLLGVTGWYLARNAAVYGLFGASEEGDGITMDPPTIRLAQARGDDEDLFAYPTNDPRRPDRPAGQGSGGAKTGGSGAVATAAVAGNRPPPRTGSVSTDPDGLEMAQQFDQGAINRVVAGNQSKLFRCFKEEAERTPGLAAKIPMEFVIGNDGRVNKLWVDNPQFKQGPLYECLFSELKKWPFKAYEGERATVGLSFNIGKRG, from the coding sequence ATGCTGGCCGCTCAAGAACTCGCGATGGACAGTGATGGGCAGTGGCTTTTCCGACAGGGCGACCTGGTGCTGGGGCCCATCACCGCGTCCCAGGTGGTGGAGAAGCTCTACACGGGGGAGTTGACCCCTGACAGCCCGGTGGCCCCGGCCGGTGAGCGGGAGTTCCGCAACCTCCGGGACACCGCCGCCTTCCAGGTGCATATCGCGCGCTTCGAGGCGCAGGGCCGCGTCGCCCAGACGATGCTCGTGGAGCAGGCCCGCAACCAGAAGCGGGTGAAGGTGCTGGCCGGCGTCGCCGCGGGCGTGGCGCTCCTGTTGGGCGTCACCGGCTGGTACCTGGCGCGCAACGCCGCCGTGTACGGCCTGTTCGGCGCCTCCGAGGAGGGCGACGGCATCACCATGGACCCGCCCACCATCCGCCTGGCCCAGGCGCGCGGGGACGACGAGGACCTCTTCGCGTACCCCACCAACGACCCGCGCCGCCCGGATCGCCCCGCGGGGCAGGGCAGTGGTGGCGCCAAGACAGGTGGCAGCGGCGCGGTGGCCACCGCCGCCGTCGCGGGCAACCGGCCGCCGCCCCGCACGGGCAGCGTCTCCACGGATCCGGACGGCCTGGAGATGGCCCAGCAGTTCGACCAGGGCGCCATCAACCGCGTCGTCGCGGGCAACCAGTCCAAGCTCTTCCGCTGCTTCAAGGAAGAGGCCGAGCGCACGCCCGGCCTGGCCGCGAAGATCCCCATGGAGTTCGTCATCGGGAACGACGGCCGCGTGAACAAGCTCTGGGTGGACAACCCCCAGTTCAAGCAGGGCCCGCTTTACGAGTGCCTGTTCTCGGAGCTGAAGAAGTGGCCCTTCAAGGCCTACGAGGGCGAGCGCGCCACCGTGGGGCTTTCGTTCAATATCGGCAAGCGGGGGTAG
- a CDS encoding sulfurtransferase TusA family protein: MPDVTATLDITREVCPMTYVRTKLKLESLPPDTLLEVLLKGDEPLKNVPRSAKDEGHDVVSLDPRGDGTHRLIIRKRGR, translated from the coding sequence ATGCCCGACGTGACGGCGACGTTGGACATCACCCGCGAGGTGTGTCCGATGACCTACGTGCGCACCAAGCTGAAGCTGGAGTCGCTGCCCCCGGACACGCTGCTGGAGGTGCTGCTCAAGGGCGACGAGCCCCTGAAAAACGTGCCCCGCAGCGCGAAGGACGAGGGCCACGACGTGGTGTCGCTGGATCCACGCGGGGACGGCACGCACCGGTTGATCATCCGCAAGCGGGGGAGATGA
- a CDS encoding HesA/MoeB/ThiF family protein → MHGSPDTDHHARIPHATRIERARVLVVGAGGLGCPASLALAQGGVGHLTLVDPDRVDVTNLPRQLWHRTQDVGRFKAESAAAGLLRAFPGLSVEAVPERLDANNAEALFREHDLVVDATDGVATKFFLSDVAVLTGVPLVYGGVLRMSGQALRIDPGGPCLRCLYEDVPPPDAVPTCAQAGVLGAMAGLIGAVQALLALELLAGAATGPRGQATLHVLDGETLEGRTVKVTRAPDCPGCAIQTLPPFPSSQEDTACPT, encoded by the coding sequence ATGCACGGTTCCCCGGATACCGACCATCACGCACGCATTCCCCACGCCACCCGCATCGAGCGCGCAAGGGTGCTGGTGGTGGGGGCGGGCGGCCTGGGCTGCCCGGCGTCGCTCGCGCTGGCGCAGGGCGGTGTGGGCCACCTGACGTTGGTGGATCCGGACCGGGTGGACGTGACGAACCTGCCCCGGCAGCTCTGGCACCGCACCCAGGACGTGGGCCGCTTCAAGGCGGAGTCCGCCGCCGCCGGCCTGCTGCGCGCCTTCCCCGGCCTGAGCGTGGAGGCCGTGCCGGAGCGGCTGGATGCCAACAACGCCGAAGCGCTCTTCCGCGAGCACGACCTGGTGGTGGACGCCACGGACGGCGTCGCGACCAAGTTCTTCCTGTCGGACGTGGCGGTGCTCACCGGCGTTCCGCTCGTGTACGGCGGCGTGCTGCGAATGAGCGGCCAGGCCCTGCGGATCGACCCCGGCGGCCCGTGCCTGCGCTGCCTCTACGAGGACGTGCCGCCCCCGGACGCGGTGCCCACCTGCGCGCAGGCGGGCGTGCTGGGCGCGATGGCGGGGCTCATCGGCGCGGTGCAGGCGCTGCTCGCGTTGGAGCTGCTGGCGGGCGCGGCCACGGGCCCCCGGGGACAGGCCACGCTGCACGTGCTCGACGGCGAGACGCTGGAGGGGCGCACCGTGAAGGTGACGCGCGCGCCGGACTGCCCGGGGTGCGCCATCCAGACGCTGCCCCCGTTCCCTTCGTCCCAGGAGGACACCGCATGCCCGACGTGA
- a CDS encoding ubiquitin-like small modifier protein 1: protein MATIRIPTPMRTLTGNKSEVQATGATVGEVLRDLDARYPGMGARLFDDKGAVRRYVNVFLNDEDVRALKALDTPVKEADRITLIPAMAGG from the coding sequence ATGGCCACGATTCGCATTCCGACGCCCATGAGGACGCTGACGGGCAACAAGTCCGAGGTCCAGGCCACCGGCGCCACCGTGGGCGAGGTGCTGCGCGACCTGGACGCGCGCTACCCCGGCATGGGCGCGCGTCTCTTCGACGACAAGGGCGCCGTGCGCCGGTACGTGAACGTCTTCCTCAACGACGAGGACGTGCGCGCGCTCAAGGCCCTGGACACGCCCGTGAAGGAAGCGGACCGCATCACCCTCATCCCCGCCATGGCGGGGGGCTGA